The region GTTCTCATGTAAGTGTATTTTTCGAAAATTAATTAAAATTCGGGAAGGGGAATAATCTCCACAACAAGAGATATGACTGAAGCCGCCTTTTTCCTATCTTCCAATCTCAAAGCAGCCATATGACATCCCGCTATATTCTTTCCCTTGATCAGGGAACGACCAGCAGCCGAAGTATTCTATTCAACGAAAAAGGTGATAGTGTTGGTGTTGCACAAAAAGAATTTCGCCAGATCTTCCCTCAACCCGGATGGGTGGAGCATGATCCGGAAGAAATTTGGAGTACCCAATACGGTACCATGGCCGAGGCCCTGGCAAAGGCCAATATAACCATGAAGCAGATTGCGGGTATCGGAATCACCAACCAACGCGAAACCACCGTTGTATGGGATAGAAAAACGGGTAAACCCTTATATAACGCTATTGTGTGGCAAGATCGGCGAACCGCCGCTTATTGTGATGAGCTTAAAGCTGCCGGACATGAGATCATGATCAGGAACAAAACCGGATTGGTGATCGATGCCTATTTCTCCGGCACCAAACTTCGCTGGATACTGGATAATGTGGCAGGCGCCAGGGAAAAAGCAGAAAAGGGCGAACTTGCCTTTGGTACTATAGATAGTTGGCTGGTATGGAAACTCACCCAGGGTGAGGTACATATCACTGATGTGTCGAATGCCTCGCGTACCATGATGCTGAATATCCACACCGGTCAGTGGGATACGGAACTTCTCCAATTATTCAATATCCCTCCTTCCCTGCTTCCCGAAGTAAAACCTTCCAGTCATATTTATGGGGTAACGGGAAGTCTGATCCCCGAATCACGCATCCCCATCGCGGGAATTGCGGGCGATCAGCAAGCCGCTTTATTTGGCCAAATGTGTACCCAACCCGGTATGGTGAAGAACACCTATGGCACGGGATGTTTCATGCTGATGAATACAGGGGAAAAAGCCATTCTTTCACAAAATAATCTGCTTACCACTATTGCCTGGCAGATCAATGGAAAAATGGAGTATGCACTCGAAGGGAGTGTTTTCATTGCAGGTGCGGTGGTGCAGTGGTTACGGGATGGACTTAAGATCATCCGTCATTCTTCGGAAGTGGAAGCGCTGGCGGCTACTGTAGCAGATACGGATGGGGTTTACCTCGTACCTGCATTTGCCGGATTGGGCGCCCCCTATTGGAATGCCTACGCACGGGGAAGTATATTTGGCATGACCCGTGGCACTTCTGATGCGCATATTGCCCGGGCAGCTTTGGATAGTATCGCCTATCAAACAGCCGATGTATTAAAATCCATGGAAGCCGATGCGGGTATTCGTATCGCGGAATTACGGGTGGATGGCGGCGCCACAGTAAACAATACCCTCATGCAATTTCAAAGTGATATTCTCCATACCTCCGTTGCCCGGCCCAAAGTAACGGAAACCACGGCCCTGGGAGCCGCCTACCTCGCCGGACTCGCTGTTGGTTATTGGAAGAATATTGAAGAGATTCAAAAACAATGGCAGCTCGACCGGGCATTTCAACCTGGAATGACAGATGAAAAAAGAGAAAAACTATTGAAAGGCTGGCATAGGGCAGTGAAAGCGAGTGTGGCTTGGGCAGAGAGTTAAAATTTTTTTCAGACAAATTTTCCAATTAAAATACCTATTTCAAGTCGCAGAAACCGGGTTGTATTGAATATGGTCAATGGATAGTTTTGCCAAATGAATTTAGATGCCTATCCTTTGAAAACTGACTCACTAATGTTAACATGGGAAGAGTACTCGAAAAATAGAGGCTATGATTCAATCTAAATTAAATGAATATAAAAAGTAAATTCACTTAAGATGAAAAAAACCTCAATTATAAGGAAGGAACTAAAGTCCTTAACTGTTGACCCTAATCTCGACAAATACAAAGACAATCAACTTTTTAAAGACAAACTAAAAAAGGCAAATGAGTTCCTTAGTGCCAATGGCCTTCCTGAAAGTGAATTGCTTAAACCAAAAAATCGAAAATAACAATTCTACCATCAGTGAAATCTGTGACATCCAAGTAATCTGCGATATCAAAAAATGAACCGTAGTTCCTCCTTAAAACAACTGAAATCCGTGCCTGGCTTTGACCTCTGCATCATTGGTGGGGGTGCCACGGGTTTGGGTATTGCCGTAGATGCGGCGTCGAGGGGAATGAAAACAATTCTCTTAGAAAAGGATGATTTTGCCAAGGGCACTTCTTCCCGCAGTACGAAACTGGTTCACGGCGGGGTAAGGTATCTACAGCAGGGAAATATCAAACTGGTCATGGAGGCCCTTCGGGAAAGAGGCCTGTTACGCAAAAATGCACCTCACCTTGTAAAAAATCAATCCTTTGTCATCCCCAATTACAAATGGTGGGAAAACCCTTTTTACGGGGTAGGCCTGAAAATGTACGACTGGATGGCCGGTAGTCTGGGATTAGGTCCTTCCGAATTTCTTTCTGTGGAAGAAACATTAGCACGCGCCCCTACGCTTGACCCGGAAGGTTTGCGCGGTGGTGTTCTGTATCATGATGGTCAATTTGATGATGCGCGGCTGGCCATCCACCTGGCCATGACCGCTGATGAACTGGGGGCCATATTGATCAACCATATGGCCGTGACGAAATTGATCCATGAAAATAAAAAGGTCATTGGCGTGATTGTACGGGATGAGTTTTCACCCGCGAAAGAGGAAATGGAGATAAGGGCAAAATGCGTGGTAAATGCAACGGGTGTCTTTACCGACTCCATTTTAAATATGGATGAACCAGGTGCTGAACCCATTATCAGTCCAAGTCAGGGGATACACCTGGTATTTGACCGGGAATTCCTGGCCTCGGATACCGCCATCATGATTCCACGTACCGACGATGGGCGTGTATTGTTTGCAGTGCCCTGGCACAACAAGATCATTGTTGGCACTACCGATACCCCGGTTGAAAAGGTCAGTGATGAACCCATTGCCCTGCCGGAGGAAGTGGATTTTGTATTGGAGCATATTCGCCGCTATCTCAGCAAAGACCCTTTACGGGAAGATATCCGAAGTGTATTTGCCGGTTTGAGACCCCTGATCAAAGGCAATGCAAAATCAACAGCAGCACTTTCGCGTGACCACCATATCTCCATTTCCGATTCAGAACTGATCACCATAGCTGGTGGTAAATGGACCACCTATCGCAAAATGGCTGAAGATGTGGTTGACATAGCCATGCATAAGGCTGGGGTAACTGAAAAAGAATGTGTAACCCGACAGCTCCGGATACATGGGTACCAGGAAGATATTGACCTGCATGTTCACGGTTATTATTATGGGACCGATGCAGAAAAAATTGCTACAATAATTAAGGAAGACGTCACATTGGGTGAAACGATTCATCCCTCCCTGCCCTATACCTTTGCCGAGATCGTTTGGGCCGTACGGGAGGAAATGTGCATGACCCTGGAAGATGCCCTGAGCCGGCGAACACGGGCACTGTTGCTGGATGCCAAAGCCGCGATTGAAGCCGCTCCCAAAGTTGTGAGGGTAATGAGTAAAGAATTGTCCCTTGATAAAACATGGGAAACGGAGCAATTGGCAGCTTTTAAGGATATTTCAAGAAATTACTCAGTTGATACATTATAATATTTCTAAAATACAGTTTCCCGCTGCGCTCGCAAAGAAGCGCGGCGGACGCTGCGAGAAACAATAAAAACTAAAATATGATTGGTGAATTCTTTGGCACTCTGTTGCTCATCCTCTTAGGAAATGGCGTAAACGCCAACGTTGTTCTTACCCGCTCAAAAGGCAACAATAGCGGTTGGATCGTCATTGCGTTTGGTTGGGCTATGGCCGTATTTATCGGAGTCTATACGTCTATCAAACTCGGGGGCAGTGGGCATATCAACCCGGCTATAACAATTGCGTTGGGATTATTTCAGGATTTCGACATCAATCAGGTACTGCCTTATATTGGTGCCCAATTTGGCGGCGCTATGATTGGGTCATCCATGGCCTGGCTCGCCTATAAACAACATTTTGATATTACGGATGACAAGGACCTTCAACTCGCCGTATTCAGCAATTCTCCTGCCATCCCCAATACGTTTTATAACCTTATTACCGAGATCATTGGCACTTTTGCCCTGGTATTTGGCGCCTTGAGTTTTTCACCAGCATCCTCTACCCTGGGTTCGCTGGATGCCTTGCCAGCGGGATTACTGGTGCTGGCAATCGGCCTCTCCCTCGGAGGCCCAACCGGCTATGCCATCAATCCCGCGCGTGACCTTGGTCCGCGCATCATGCATTTTATTTTACCCATAAAAAATAAAAGAGACAGCAATTGGGGGTATAGTTGGATACCTGTTGTGGGACCAGTGATTGGGG is a window of Chitinophagales bacterium DNA encoding:
- the glpK gene encoding glycerol kinase GlpK produces the protein MTSRYILSLDQGTTSSRSILFNEKGDSVGVAQKEFRQIFPQPGWVEHDPEEIWSTQYGTMAEALAKANITMKQIAGIGITNQRETTVVWDRKTGKPLYNAIVWQDRRTAAYCDELKAAGHEIMIRNKTGLVIDAYFSGTKLRWILDNVAGAREKAEKGELAFGTIDSWLVWKLTQGEVHITDVSNASRTMMLNIHTGQWDTELLQLFNIPPSLLPEVKPSSHIYGVTGSLIPESRIPIAGIAGDQQAALFGQMCTQPGMVKNTYGTGCFMLMNTGEKAILSQNNLLTTIAWQINGKMEYALEGSVFIAGAVVQWLRDGLKIIRHSSEVEALAATVADTDGVYLVPAFAGLGAPYWNAYARGSIFGMTRGTSDAHIARAALDSIAYQTADVLKSMEADAGIRIAELRVDGGATVNNTLMQFQSDILHTSVARPKVTETTALGAAYLAGLAVGYWKNIEEIQKQWQLDRAFQPGMTDEKREKLLKGWHRAVKASVAWAES
- a CDS encoding glycerol-3-phosphate dehydrogenase/oxidase, with the translated sequence MNRSSSLKQLKSVPGFDLCIIGGGATGLGIAVDAASRGMKTILLEKDDFAKGTSSRSTKLVHGGVRYLQQGNIKLVMEALRERGLLRKNAPHLVKNQSFVIPNYKWWENPFYGVGLKMYDWMAGSLGLGPSEFLSVEETLARAPTLDPEGLRGGVLYHDGQFDDARLAIHLAMTADELGAILINHMAVTKLIHENKKVIGVIVRDEFSPAKEEMEIRAKCVVNATGVFTDSILNMDEPGAEPIISPSQGIHLVFDREFLASDTAIMIPRTDDGRVLFAVPWHNKIIVGTTDTPVEKVSDEPIALPEEVDFVLEHIRRYLSKDPLREDIRSVFAGLRPLIKGNAKSTAALSRDHHISISDSELITIAGGKWTTYRKMAEDVVDIAMHKAGVTEKECVTRQLRIHGYQEDIDLHVHGYYYGTDAEKIATIIKEDVTLGETIHPSLPYTFAEIVWAVREEMCMTLEDALSRRTRALLLDAKAAIEAAPKVVRVMSKELSLDKTWETEQLAAFKDISRNYSVDTL
- a CDS encoding aquaporin family protein; the encoded protein is MIGEFFGTLLLILLGNGVNANVVLTRSKGNNSGWIVIAFGWAMAVFIGVYTSIKLGGSGHINPAITIALGLFQDFDINQVLPYIGAQFGGAMIGSSMAWLAYKQHFDITDDKDLQLAVFSNSPAIPNTFYNLITEIIGTFALVFGALSFSPASSTLGSLDALPAGLLVLAIGLSLGGPTGYAINPARDLGPRIMHFILPIKNKRDSNWGYSWIPVVGPVIGALLAAYIYSQLGG